Proteins from a genomic interval of Lysobacter arenosi:
- a CDS encoding isoaspartyl peptidase/L-asparaginase family protein, whose translation MTVNAHAADQPAAPKTALVIHGGAGFVPKDSITEAERRAYHAALNRALDAGNAVLKRGGSALDAVTAVVVVLEDAPQFNAGKGAVFNAKGGHELDAAIMEGHTRRAGSVAGVTTIKNPIKLARTVMEHSPHVMLAGAGAEAFADTRPEIDRVPNNWFDTDKRRQQLEKAQREEAAKGKREASRSLDDAPTYFGTVGAVALDAQGHIAAATSTGGMTNKKWGRVGDAPIIGAGTWADEGCGVSGTGWGEYYIRNAVAHDICARVAYRGDSLQAAAEEVVNRIVPAAGGDGGAIAMDRQGNIAMPFNSGSMFRGWIRTDGSRGTAIHEEE comes from the coding sequence ATGACCGTCAACGCCCACGCCGCCGACCAGCCCGCCGCGCCGAAGACCGCACTGGTCATCCATGGCGGTGCCGGCTTCGTGCCGAAGGATTCGATCACCGAAGCGGAGCGTCGCGCCTACCACGCCGCGCTCAATCGCGCGCTCGATGCCGGCAATGCCGTGCTCAAGCGTGGCGGCAGTGCGCTCGACGCCGTCACCGCGGTGGTGGTCGTGCTGGAGGATGCGCCGCAATTCAATGCCGGCAAGGGCGCGGTGTTCAACGCCAAGGGTGGCCATGAGCTCGACGCCGCGATCATGGAAGGGCATACGCGTCGCGCCGGCTCGGTGGCCGGTGTCACCACGATCAAGAACCCGATCAAGCTCGCGCGCACCGTCATGGAACACAGCCCGCACGTGATGCTCGCCGGCGCCGGTGCCGAAGCGTTCGCCGACACCCGTCCGGAAATCGACCGCGTACCCAACAACTGGTTCGACACCGACAAGCGTCGCCAGCAACTCGAGAAGGCGCAGCGCGAGGAAGCGGCCAAGGGCAAGCGCGAGGCCAGTCGCTCACTCGACGATGCGCCGACCTATTTCGGCACCGTCGGCGCGGTCGCGCTCGATGCGCAGGGCCATATCGCCGCTGCCACCAGCACTGGCGGCATGACCAACAAGAAGTGGGGCCGCGTCGGCGATGCGCCGATCATTGGTGCAGGCACCTGGGCCGACGAGGGCTGTGGTGTGTCCGGCACGGGCTGGGGCGAGTACTACATCCGCAATGCGGTCGCGCACGACATCTGCGCGCGCGTGGCCTACCGCGGCGATTCACTGCAGGCGGCCGCGGAAGAAGTGGTGAACCGGATCGTTCCGGCCGCCGGCGGCGACGGCGGCGCCATCGCCATGGATCGCCAGGGCAACATCGCCATGCCGTTCAACAGCGGCAGCATGTTCCGCGGCTGGATCAGGACGGACGGCAGCCGCGGCACGGCGATCCACGAAGAAGAGTGA
- a CDS encoding ABC transporter permease yields MNFSDILRTAIYALRGNWMRSALTSLGVIIGIAAVIVMVSVGQGTQAEIDKMVSGLGSQRLDISSGAGRGPGGGGARMSASSFFTLNEGDVEAIRSEIPEVQFVAGALRGNTQVVYAENNASTSWQGVQPDFFDINGWAIANGDGFDAQDYTSAGKVVILGETVRRTLFGDEPGVGQTIRLGRVPFTVVATLKPKGQGGFGQDQDDVVMVPLQTARRRLMGAMGLPAGAVTQIALTVADAKDLSYAQGEVEALLRQRHRIKPGEDDDFNVRNISEIVATRTATTRLMSLLLGAVATISLIVGGIGIMNIMLVSVTERIREIGLRMAVGAGPSDVRRQFLAEAMLISLIGGALGIAIGIVGALLVGKFGSLPVALNGQVIALAASFSIMTGLFFGYYPARKASQLDPIEALRQQ; encoded by the coding sequence ATGAACTTCTCCGACATCCTGCGCACTGCCATCTACGCGCTGCGCGGCAACTGGATGCGCAGCGCGCTGACGTCGCTGGGCGTGATCATCGGCATCGCCGCGGTGATCGTGATGGTGTCGGTGGGGCAGGGCACGCAGGCCGAGATCGACAAGATGGTGTCGGGCCTGGGCTCGCAGCGCCTGGACATCAGCTCCGGTGCCGGTCGCGGCCCCGGCGGCGGTGGCGCGCGCATGAGCGCCTCGAGTTTCTTTACCCTCAACGAAGGTGATGTCGAGGCGATCCGCAGCGAGATCCCGGAAGTGCAGTTCGTCGCCGGCGCGCTGCGCGGCAACACCCAGGTCGTGTACGCGGAAAACAACGCGTCGACCAGCTGGCAGGGCGTGCAGCCGGACTTCTTCGACATCAACGGCTGGGCCATCGCCAACGGCGACGGGTTCGACGCGCAGGACTACACCAGCGCCGGCAAGGTGGTGATCCTGGGCGAGACGGTGCGGCGCACGCTGTTCGGCGACGAACCGGGCGTGGGCCAGACCATCCGCCTCGGGCGGGTGCCGTTCACCGTGGTCGCCACGCTCAAGCCCAAGGGCCAGGGCGGCTTCGGCCAGGACCAGGACGACGTGGTGATGGTGCCGTTGCAGACCGCGCGCCGGCGCCTTATGGGCGCGATGGGACTGCCGGCCGGTGCGGTGACGCAGATCGCGCTGACCGTGGCCGATGCCAAGGACCTCAGTTATGCGCAGGGCGAAGTGGAGGCACTGCTGCGCCAGCGCCACCGCATCAAGCCCGGCGAGGACGACGACTTCAACGTGCGCAACATCTCAGAGATCGTCGCCACGCGCACGGCGACGACGCGGTTGATGTCGCTGTTGCTGGGTGCGGTGGCGACGATCTCGCTGATCGTCGGCGGCATCGGCATCATGAACATCATGCTGGTGTCGGTGACCGAGCGCATCCGCGAGATCGGCCTGCGCATGGCGGTCGGTGCCGGCCCGTCGGACGTGCGCCGGCAGTTCCTGGCCGAGGCGATGCTGATCTCGCTGATCGGTGGCGCGCTGGGAATCGCGATCGGCATCGTCGGGGCATTGCTGGTCGGCAAGTTCGGTTCGCTGCCGGTGGCCTTGAACGGGCAGGTGATCGCGCTGGCGGCGAGCTTCTCGATCATGACCGGGCTGTTCTTCGGCTATTACCCGGCGCGCAAGGCTTCGCAGCTGGATCCGATCGAGGCATTGCGGCAGCAGTAG
- a CDS encoding ABC transporter ATP-binding protein, whose translation MSAGAATTPAVILTRGLCKTYSAHTEAEVQALRDVDMRIDRGEFVAIMGPSGSGKSTLMNLIGCLDTPSAGSYECDGVDVSTLDAEELAVLRRDKIGFVFQGFNLLPRMSALENVAMPLGYAQVPPHERLERARAALVAVGLGERVGHRPSELSGGQQQRVAIARALINQPPILLADEPTGALDSKTGEEILALFKRLRDDNHTVVLITHDAEVAAHADRIYVMRDGELHAQEDAA comes from the coding sequence ATGAGCGCCGGCGCTGCGACAACGCCGGCGGTGATCCTCACGCGCGGGCTGTGCAAGACCTACTCGGCGCATACCGAGGCCGAGGTGCAGGCCCTGCGCGATGTCGACATGCGCATCGATCGCGGCGAGTTCGTGGCGATCATGGGGCCGTCGGGTTCGGGCAAGTCGACGCTGATGAACCTGATCGGCTGCCTCGACACGCCCAGCGCCGGTTCGTACGAATGCGACGGTGTCGACGTCTCCACGCTCGACGCCGAAGAACTCGCGGTGCTGCGCCGGGACAAGATCGGTTTCGTCTTCCAGGGCTTCAACCTGTTGCCGCGGATGAGCGCGCTGGAGAACGTGGCGATGCCGCTGGGGTACGCGCAGGTGCCGCCGCATGAGCGCCTCGAGCGTGCCCGCGCGGCGCTGGTCGCGGTCGGCCTGGGCGAGCGCGTCGGCCATCGCCCCAGCGAGCTCTCCGGTGGCCAGCAGCAACGCGTCGCGATCGCCCGCGCCCTGATCAACCAGCCGCCGATCCTGCTGGCCGACGAACCCACCGGCGCGCTCGACAGCAAGACCGGCGAGGAGATCCTGGCGCTGTTCAAGCGCCTGCGCGATGACAACCACACCGTCGTGCTGATCACCCACGACGCCGAAGTCGCCGCGCACGCCGACCGCATCTACGTGATGCGCGACGGCGAGCTGCATGCGCAGGAGGACGCGGCATGA
- a CDS encoding efflux RND transporter periplasmic adaptor subunit, with the protein MSAARKSVQSPHSRKSNVWIRRGIAAAVVLALAGGGWWYFRQRDAEAATGAYRTAPVERGDIRVAISSTGTLSAISTVTVGSQISGQVTDVLVDFNDPVKRGQVIARIDPKTYQAQIAQGNAQIANARAALSQAQAALVNAELDYRRKADLGTRQLVARSDVDLARAALDQARAQVNAAQASIQQQTASTETTQVNLDRTVIRSPVDGVVLTRSIEPGQTVAASLQAPELFKIAEDLAKMKIELAVDEADIGQVRTGQGVSFTVDAFPDRQFRGTVEQVRLSATTTNNVVTYPVVVTVDNSDGTLLPGLTVNAEIEVSRRDDVLKVSNAALRFKPADDAAGAGATTAAPQPNRQGGSGVIDDLTRTAATLKLNPSQQAAFDAAVAAVRERQAARQAQAAQSGGGNRLFGGGGGGRGPGGGGMVVTAGGSGGGNMQAQMRQRMADRFREDFAQFRNSLDDAQKAKWDGALAGLLNAKRAPLYRLAGGKPEMLMVRIGASDGSSTEVSGGGLKQGDLVVTGERAQQ; encoded by the coding sequence ATGAGCGCAGCCCGCAAGTCCGTCCAGTCGCCGCACTCCCGCAAGTCCAACGTATGGATCCGTCGCGGCATCGCCGCTGCCGTCGTGCTCGCGCTGGCCGGTGGCGGCTGGTGGTACTTCCGCCAGCGCGACGCCGAAGCCGCCACCGGTGCCTACCGCACCGCGCCGGTGGAACGGGGCGACATCCGCGTCGCCATTTCCTCGACCGGCACGCTCAGCGCTATCTCGACCGTCACCGTCGGCAGCCAGATTTCCGGCCAGGTCACCGACGTGCTGGTCGATTTCAACGACCCGGTGAAACGCGGCCAGGTCATCGCCCGCATCGACCCCAAGACCTACCAGGCGCAGATCGCCCAGGGCAATGCCCAGATCGCCAACGCCCGCGCCGCGCTGTCGCAGGCGCAGGCGGCGCTGGTCAATGCCGAGCTCGACTACAGGCGCAAGGCCGACCTGGGCACGCGCCAGCTGGTTGCGCGCAGCGACGTCGACTTGGCCCGCGCCGCACTCGACCAGGCACGCGCGCAGGTCAACGCCGCGCAGGCGTCGATCCAGCAGCAGACCGCGTCCACCGAAACCACCCAGGTCAACCTCGACCGCACCGTGATCCGCTCGCCGGTCGACGGCGTGGTGCTCACGCGCAGCATCGAGCCGGGCCAGACCGTGGCCGCCAGCCTGCAGGCGCCGGAACTGTTCAAGATCGCCGAGGACCTGGCGAAGATGAAGATCGAACTGGCCGTGGACGAGGCCGACATCGGCCAGGTCCGCACCGGCCAGGGTGTGTCGTTCACCGTCGACGCGTTCCCCGATCGCCAGTTCCGCGGCACCGTCGAGCAGGTGCGCCTGTCGGCCACTACAACCAACAACGTCGTGACCTATCCGGTGGTGGTGACGGTCGACAACAGCGACGGCACGCTGCTGCCCGGTCTCACCGTCAACGCCGAGATCGAAGTCAGCCGCCGCGACGACGTGCTCAAGGTGTCCAACGCCGCGCTGCGCTTCAAGCCGGCCGACGATGCCGCCGGTGCCGGCGCCACGACGGCCGCACCGCAGCCGAATCGCCAGGGCGGCAGCGGCGTGATCGACGACCTCACCCGCACCGCAGCCACGCTCAAGCTCAACCCCTCGCAACAGGCGGCATTCGATGCTGCCGTCGCCGCGGTGCGCGAGCGCCAGGCCGCACGGCAGGCACAGGCGGCACAGTCCGGTGGCGGCAACCGCCTGTTCGGCGGCGGTGGTGGCGGCCGTGGCCCCGGCGGTGGCGGCATGGTCGTGACTGCTGGCGGAAGTGGCGGCGGCAACATGCAGGCGCAGATGCGCCAGCGCATGGCCGACCGCTTCCGCGAGGATTTCGCCCAGTTCCGCAACAGCCTCGACGACGCGCAGAAGGCGAAGTGGGATGGCGCCCTGGCGGGCCTGCTCAACGCCAAGCGCGCCCCTCTGTACCGCCTCGCCGGCGGCAAACCGGAAATGCTGATGGTGCGCATCGGCGCCAGCGATGGCAGCAGCACCGAAGTGTCCGGCGGCGGGCTCAAGCAGGGCGACCTGGTGGTGACCGGCGAGCGGGCACAGCAATGA
- a CDS encoding sensor histidine kinase: MRHGLPRRIKLAFLTQALIGSIVITVGILLAGVIVRQEVIEERVRQEAQAFWKAYAVDPNHRLPSSSTMSGYVVIPGQANPKLPAELNGLGPGVQRLPDSRSLVYVDRRPQGTLYLVFSAWMADQSVLMTGLVSLLLSLVTSGVLIWLTYRTSKRLVTPVSWLANQVAHWDPRDPDASAIAPARLPADASDEVRKLSKALTGLSERVSDFVRRERNFTRDASHELRTPLTVIRVASDLMLADPETSPRAQRSLARVQQAGRDMESVIEAFLILAREADVAPQSEEFEVRDIVASEVERIRPMLAGRPVEVLFHDEGGPRLVAPPHVLRVMVGNLLSNAVRFTGSGQIEVRVMPDRVVIRDSGIGMSPEVLAKAFDPFFRAEFAESDGKGMGLSIVRRLGERFGWPVSLASEPGQGTTAVIRFQ, translated from the coding sequence ATGCGGCACGGACTTCCGCGCAGGATCAAGCTTGCGTTCCTGACGCAGGCCTTGATCGGCAGCATCGTGATCACGGTGGGCATCCTGCTCGCCGGTGTCATCGTGCGGCAGGAAGTGATCGAGGAGCGCGTCCGCCAGGAGGCTCAGGCTTTCTGGAAGGCGTACGCGGTCGATCCGAACCATCGGCTGCCGAGCAGTTCGACGATGTCCGGCTATGTGGTGATCCCGGGCCAGGCCAATCCGAAACTGCCGGCCGAACTCAATGGGCTGGGTCCGGGCGTGCAGCGTCTGCCCGACAGCCGCAGCCTGGTCTACGTCGATCGCCGCCCGCAGGGAACGCTGTACCTGGTGTTCTCGGCGTGGATGGCCGACCAGTCGGTGCTGATGACCGGCCTGGTCTCGCTGCTGCTGTCGCTGGTCACCAGCGGCGTGCTGATCTGGTTGACCTACCGGACCTCGAAGCGACTGGTCACGCCGGTGAGCTGGCTGGCCAACCAGGTCGCGCATTGGGATCCACGCGACCCTGATGCCAGCGCGATCGCGCCGGCGCGATTGCCGGCCGATGCCAGCGACGAGGTTCGCAAGCTGTCGAAGGCGCTGACCGGTCTGTCCGAGCGCGTCAGCGATTTCGTCCGCCGCGAGCGCAACTTCACCCGCGATGCCAGCCACGAACTGCGCACGCCCCTCACCGTGATTCGCGTGGCCAGCGACCTGATGCTGGCCGACCCGGAAACCAGCCCGCGCGCGCAGCGATCGCTGGCGCGCGTGCAGCAGGCCGGGCGCGACATGGAGTCGGTGATCGAGGCCTTCCTGATCCTCGCCCGCGAAGCCGACGTGGCGCCGCAGAGCGAGGAGTTCGAGGTGCGCGACATCGTCGCCAGCGAAGTCGAGCGGATCCGGCCGATGCTGGCCGGGCGTCCGGTGGAAGTGCTGTTCCATGACGAGGGTGGCCCGCGACTGGTGGCGCCGCCGCACGTGCTGCGGGTCATGGTCGGCAACCTGCTGAGCAACGCGGTGCGCTTCACTGGTAGCGGACAGATCGAAGTGCGGGTGATGCCCGATCGCGTGGTGATCCGCGACAGCGGCATCGGCATGTCGCCGGAAGTGCTGGCCAAGGCCTTCGATCCGTTCTTCCGCGCCGAGTTTGCCGAAAGCGACGGCAAAGGCATGGGCCTGTCGATCGTGCGCAGGCTGGGCGAACGCTTCGGCTGGCCGGTGAGCCTGGCCAGCGAGCCGGGGCAGGGCACGACGGCGGTGATCCGGTTCCAGTAA
- a CDS encoding response regulator transcription factor → MQGTGTRDGGLVLIVEDNRNISEMVGEYLEGRGFEVDYASDGLDGYRLATENNYDVVVLDLMLPRMDGVELCKKLREEARKSTPVLMLTARDTLDEKLTGLGAGADDYLTKPFAIQELEARLRALIRRERRQVGGEVLKVADLVLDPASLRVTRGGSELQLSPIGLRLLTILMRESPRVVSRQEIEREIWGNGLPDSDTLRSHLYNLRKTIDKPFDKQLLHTVQSAGYRVADISQPPE, encoded by the coding sequence ATGCAGGGTACCGGCACAAGGGACGGCGGTCTGGTCCTGATCGTGGAGGACAACCGCAACATCTCGGAGATGGTCGGCGAATACCTGGAGGGCCGTGGCTTCGAGGTGGACTATGCCAGCGACGGACTCGACGGCTACCGACTGGCGACCGAGAACAATTATGACGTGGTCGTACTGGATCTGATGCTGCCACGCATGGATGGCGTGGAGTTGTGCAAGAAGCTGCGCGAGGAAGCGCGCAAGTCGACGCCGGTGCTGATGCTGACCGCGCGCGACACGCTCGACGAGAAGCTCACGGGGCTGGGGGCAGGCGCCGACGATTACCTGACCAAGCCGTTCGCGATCCAGGAACTGGAGGCGCGCCTGCGCGCGCTGATCCGGCGCGAGCGTCGCCAGGTTGGCGGTGAGGTGCTCAAGGTCGCCGACCTCGTGCTCGATCCGGCCAGCCTGCGCGTGACCCGCGGCGGCAGCGAGCTGCAGCTTTCGCCGATTGGCCTGCGCCTGCTGACGATCCTGATGCGCGAGTCGCCGCGGGTGGTCAGTCGCCAGGAAATCGAGCGCGAGATCTGGGGCAACGGCCTGCCCGATTCGGACACCTTGCGCAGCCATCTGTACAACCTGCGCAAGACCATCGACAAGCCGTTCGACAAGCAACTGCTGCACACGGTGCAGAGTGCCGGCTACCGCGTTGCCGACATCTCGCAGCCACCCGAGTAA
- a CDS encoding DMT family protein, which produces MPAERIYPILLLLGSNLFMTFAWYGHLKYKSTPLVMAIMVSWGIAFFEYCLMVPANRLGSAVYSAPQLKGMQEVITLLVFAGFSAWYLGEPLKWNHWAGFALIAVAAWLIFLD; this is translated from the coding sequence ATGCCTGCCGAACGCATTTACCCGATCCTGCTGCTGCTGGGATCCAACCTCTTCATGACCTTTGCCTGGTACGGGCACCTGAAGTACAAATCCACCCCCCTGGTCATGGCGATCATGGTCAGCTGGGGCATCGCCTTCTTCGAGTACTGCCTGATGGTGCCCGCCAACCGGCTCGGCAGTGCCGTCTACTCGGCGCCACAGCTCAAAGGCATGCAGGAAGTGATCACCCTGCTGGTCTTCGCCGGCTTCTCCGCCTGGTACCTGGGCGAGCCGCTCAAGTGGAACCACTGGGCCGGCTTTGCCCTGATCGCCGTGGCGGCCTGGCTGATCTTCCTGGATTGA
- a CDS encoding DUF962 domain-containing protein produces MPRFASFREFYPYYLGEHSHRTSRRLHFIGSCGVLALLVLAIVERNGWWLLAALVCGYGFAWVGHFFFEKNRPATFRHPFYSFAGDWVMFKDILSGKIPF; encoded by the coding sequence GTGCCGCGTTTTGCCAGCTTCCGCGAGTTCTACCCGTACTACCTGGGCGAGCACAGTCATCGCACCAGCCGGCGCCTGCATTTCATCGGCAGTTGCGGGGTGCTGGCGCTGCTGGTGCTTGCCATCGTCGAGCGCAATGGCTGGTGGTTGCTGGCGGCGCTGGTGTGCGGTTACGGCTTTGCCTGGGTCGGGCATTTCTTCTTCGAGAAGAATCGCCCGGCCACGTTCCGCCACCCGTTCTATTCGTTCGCTGGCGACTGGGTGATGTTCAAGGACATCCTCAGCGGCAAGATCCCGTTCTGA
- a CDS encoding M23 family metallopeptidase — MAIVLAAQDSPAASHVPAALPGAATMVIALPRPEPVALSHQHTFEFKSAKPGIYPMRLPLDAIRVTSGFGRRTDPFRRRAAFHNGIDFAAPPGTSVHATADGIVARATYSKDYGNLVLIDHGDGCSTLYAHNERLLVRTGEPILAGQPIALVGSSGRSTGPHLHFEVRQDGVRVDPQEYVAGL, encoded by the coding sequence ATGGCGATCGTGCTGGCCGCCCAGGACAGCCCTGCCGCCTCGCACGTGCCGGCGGCGTTGCCCGGCGCAGCCACGATGGTCATCGCCTTGCCGCGGCCCGAACCGGTCGCGTTGTCGCACCAGCACACCTTCGAATTCAAATCGGCGAAACCGGGCATCTACCCGATGCGGCTGCCGCTGGACGCCATCCGGGTAACCTCCGGCTTTGGCCGTCGCACCGATCCTTTTCGTCGCCGTGCCGCGTTCCACAACGGCATCGATTTCGCCGCGCCGCCCGGCACCTCGGTGCACGCGACCGCCGACGGCATCGTCGCGCGCGCGACCTACAGCAAGGACTACGGCAACCTCGTCCTGATCGATCATGGCGACGGATGCAGCACGCTCTATGCGCACAACGAACGATTGCTGGTGCGCACGGGCGAGCCGATCCTGGCCGGGCAGCCGATCGCCCTGGTGGGATCGTCGGGGCGTTCGACCGGACCCCACCTGCACTTCGAGGTCCGCCAGGACGGTGTGCGCGTGGACCCGCAGGAGTACGTCGCCGGGTTGTGA
- the mazG gene encoding nucleoside triphosphate pyrophosphohydrolase, with protein MSDIDRLLTIMARLRDPQSGCPWDVQQDFASIAPYTIEEAYEVADAIDRGDLDDLKDELGDLLLQVVFHARMAQEQGEFEFADVVAAISDKMVRRHPHVFADAAVEGVEAQTVAWEEHKRREREDSGHQDRSALAGIARGLPEWQRAVKLQKRAARVGFDWPDVTPVIAKLHEEIEEVRVEFAALDADPDDAAARDRLEDEIGDVLFVCANLARHAKVDVGAAMRRANLKFERRFRAMEALAEADGAELAGQSLEAQDRYWDRAKAAEKS; from the coding sequence ATGTCCGACATCGACCGTCTCCTCACCATCATGGCGCGCCTGCGCGACCCGCAAAGCGGTTGCCCGTGGGACGTGCAGCAGGATTTCGCCAGCATCGCGCCGTACACGATCGAGGAAGCCTACGAAGTGGCCGACGCGATCGACCGCGGCGACCTGGATGACCTGAAGGACGAACTGGGCGACCTGCTGCTGCAGGTGGTGTTTCATGCGCGCATGGCGCAGGAGCAGGGCGAGTTCGAATTCGCCGATGTGGTCGCCGCGATCAGCGACAAGATGGTGCGCAGGCATCCGCATGTGTTCGCCGATGCGGCAGTCGAAGGCGTCGAAGCGCAGACGGTAGCCTGGGAAGAACACAAGCGCCGCGAACGCGAGGACAGCGGCCACCAGGACCGCTCCGCGCTCGCAGGCATCGCCCGTGGCCTGCCCGAGTGGCAGCGTGCGGTGAAATTGCAGAAGCGCGCCGCGCGGGTCGGTTTCGACTGGCCCGACGTGACGCCGGTGATCGCCAAACTGCACGAAGAGATCGAGGAAGTGCGCGTCGAGTTTGCAGCGCTCGACGCCGATCCGGACGATGCCGCCGCGCGCGACCGGCTCGAGGACGAGATCGGCGACGTGCTGTTCGTCTGCGCCAATCTGGCGCGCCACGCCAAGGTCGACGTCGGTGCCGCGATGCGCCGGGCCAACCTGAAGTTCGAACGCCGCTTCCGCGCGATGGAGGCCCTGGCGGAAGCAGATGGCGCCGAGCTGGCCGGGCAGTCGCTGGAAGCCCAGGACCGCTATTGGGACCGGGCCAAGGCGGCAGAGAAGTCCTAG